The DNA window TAACTGTATGTTTGCATTGCTAGTAAGACAGAAGAGTGTATTGTAAGAAATTTAATAAATACTTTCCAATCTATTGTCATACATTTTTTCTTGTCCCAATACTTCTGCACATATTGTGACGCTGTACTCACCAATGGTTGACACCACAGTCCCCACAAAGTAGAACGCTCCTGGGATGTCCCACAGGGCTCTGCCTCGTTCTGCACGGATGCCCGCTTTCCTGGCCTCCTCGTAGTGGCGCAAAAGAGAATTTAGAGCTTGGTAAGAAACGTTGTGCTCACCAGTGAAGTCCCTTAGCCTCTTCTCCCAAAGCTGGTGGCTCAGTATTTCTGCTGATCTCTCCAAGGAAGAAAACAAGACGGCGCCAGCCAGCATGTAAAGGGCAATGAGGACGCCGAGCAGGGTGAGGCGAGCTGCGTCCAGGGATGGGCAGCCACACCAGGAATCTTTCTTCTTAGATGGCATTGATCAAAGTGTGCAGAGTTCCTCTGTGTGTTGGAAAGGAGGCAGCGTGTTCAAATAAACACATAACATTCTTCTGTATGGAATGACAGATACTTACAAATTAGTAATCCCCTCACCAATTGTGGGAAGAAAACATCAGCAGATGGCTTTAAAGAGGCTACCGCTTATCACCTGCTCAATAATGACTCTTTACTTTGCTTTTATGGTTCACAAAcatgttaatataattaatatagtcTGGCGCTCTCCCATCCATGGACACACAAAGAGCACACAATAATACACAGACAATATTATCACCACCATCATTAAGCTAGAAGATAAAAAGGGGGGAGTGACATGCGCACCTTGTTTTTTATGGCTATGACAATATTGGTCCTTTGATGAGGTCAAATGTGGTCAAGGCTCTGTTGTGACTTGAATTGATATTATATACAAAACGAAAATTATTGTGAAGTTATGTTTTCCTGGTTAGTTGCATAGCACTTTTATacaccatccattcattcattttctaatgcttatcctcacaagggtcgcgagggtgctggagcctatcccagcagtcttcgggcgagaggcggggtagaccctggactggtggcccgcCAATCACAAGgaacatacagacaaacaaccattcacactcatattcatacctatggacaatttggagtggccaattaacctagcatgtttttggaatgtgggaggaaaccggattacccggagaaaacccacgcatgcacggggagaacatgcaaactccacacagagatggccgagggtgggattgaactctggtctcctagctgtgaggtctgcgtactaaccactcgaccgccgagcAGCCTGTTTATACACcaataagtttaaaaaaatgcaatttcatTACTAAACTTCATTAAGATATTCTTTTAATGAACCTGATAAGTTGTGTTTTAACAATAATGAGCTTGAAGCAGAactcattaaaatatgtattttcatgCCAGTCCTACAGGGGCAGTaactcacttcctggttgtagcgcgctgtaaataaaacaacagaagaagaagccgGTTTCACACTGTTTTGCTAGCGGGCTGGTAACACCAGTGCAGTGTTGGtaagtggaaaaacacacatatacgtTTGTATTCTGTGATATTGTTGTAGAGTTTATGTAAAATACGTTGTAGTCTCTGCTGTgaatagtatattatattgtcTTTTGTGCACATTGTGTCCAAAAGAAGGCTTTTGCTAGCAAAAAGTACGCCAGGGCTACATGGGTTGGAACACTCCTTTTACCAGCCCTTTGTTGGATTATTTTTCTTGATTAAGCCCAAGAATAATGGCAACACCGGTGCCTGTGCTTCGCCTGCCGAGAGGACCGGATCCAAACAGCCGTGGATTCGACCCCAGTTCCCCCCGCTTCATCGCACTTTGCCGCACGTCCCTCACTTCTTCCTCTTGCGCCAGGTCTTCGTTACGCGCAGACTCAGACGAGCTGAGGCTGGAGCAGAGCGCCCGTGCGCAGTTGAGGGAACGCTTCCTCCGTTGTGTGCTGGCCACGTGCAAAAAGAAGGTGCACTTCCACCTGCACGACAACGTCAGGGTGGAGGCCACCTTTGGCGCTTCTGATATCGACGTGCTCAACTTCCAGGTGTCCGACCTGCACACACCTATCGGCGTGCAGAAAGAAGCGCTCGTCAGATGTCAGGACGTCATTTCATACACGTTTGACTTGTGAAGACTGCTTCTTTTCAACCCAGGATGCAACATGGAACTTTTGcctcctccctctctcttttGGAGGGAAGTATGGCTACATTTTTTTCAGCCTATTGAATCAAAGCACGAACTCCTTTTGTAACACAAGATGGCGCCACGAGCCCTATTTCTATTGCCCTGTTACGGAAGCTGGACTTGCTGTGACGATTGTAGTGTACAGTATGCAGCtgaaattatgtaaaatatctTCAGAGAAGAAAGCATTATGTTTGTAAATGGTACGGCTCTATTGACCAATTAACACACTGAATGGCTCACTTTGCAAATGAACCCATATCTGTGGAGAAGAAATTAGGTTTACAGGTCCAAGCTTTAGAAAGTAAATTAAAAACGTCAGTCTGAGTGAATTGctcttgtgtgttttgtttcttgatttatgactttatgcATTGTCAAGTTGAATATGTGTTAGTAAGAAAATTTGTCTCGTGTTGATGTCCGTTTATCGCcttaaatgactttttaaatgcaGCAAGACATTTTCTGTAAGTAAATTATTAACACTTGATATTGAAGAGGAGACAACAGGGCATCAAAGAGACATACTTAATATTTTGCATCAGTGgcaatgtaccccgcctctcgcctgaagacagctgggataggctccagcatacccgcaacactagtgaggataaatgtTATAGAAAATTTAGCATTTGTGTAACTGCTCGAGGAGAGGATAGCTAAGGTAACTTTAGCATCAGATGCAGACTTAAttctttttttactgttttaaaaaaaattcaatttaacaagaaaatcagCAGGAATTTTTCAAGAATACActcaaagatttaaaaaaaatcacaattttacaTCTGTATGTATATCTGTAATGTAAAGCAGCATTATACATTATTCATGAttcattatacattattatattaagtcgtaatatgagaagcaaacaataaatgaagttgtaatttgggggaaaaatattacataagtTTATTACATGAAGAAAgtcaatttaaattaatttgagaataaaatttaccagatgaaagttgaaatagttggaaaacaaaaatagaaaaggaTATAtcaatacagatttttttaattatttttggaaaactaagGTGGGAAATGTCGcaatattggaataaagtcgtataacaaaaaatattattcaagaaagttgaaatatttggaaaattaaatactactaataaacTAGTTTTTCACCTATATTACACAGCTGAGACACAGCCattccatcctttcattttttttagtatgtgacccttggtggaaaaatttggacacccctggtctcaGGGTTTGAGATTCGCTTAGGGTCAAAATCCTTGATGAGCGAGCACACATTTTGGGTGGCAGTAGCTCCATAAGGTCCTGCTGCAGAAATGGCAACAAGTTGTTGGAGAGATGTTTGTTTCTTGACAGACTAGCATCAAGGTGCCCTTTCATTTTGCCTCGCTGTTTAATTCACCAGCTACTTACAGTATGAACCAGAATTCCCATTATCCATCCTGCATACCAGTTGACCGTTGAAGTTCCCTTTCCAGTCAACCTCTGCGACCTCCCGATACGACAGCGCACCAGTTTGATCGTAAATACCATTCAAAGCTGCGCCATTCATTATTGTTGCGCCAGTCTGATGAACAGGGGACATCAATACTATTTAA is part of the Doryrhamphus excisus isolate RoL2022-K1 chromosome 8, RoL_Dexc_1.0, whole genome shotgun sequence genome and encodes:
- the gemin7 gene encoding gem-associated protein 7; the protein is MATPVPVLRLPRGPDPNSRGFDPSSPRFIALCRTSLTSSSCARSSLRADSDELRLEQSARAQLRERFLRCVLATCKKKVHFHLHDNVRVEATFGASDIDVLNFQVSDLHTPIGVQKEALVRCQDVISYTFDL